From Rutidosis leptorrhynchoides isolate AG116_Rl617_1_P2 chromosome 3, CSIRO_AGI_Rlap_v1, whole genome shotgun sequence, a single genomic window includes:
- the LOC139902919 gene encoding uncharacterized protein isoform X2 encodes MYSDITSLSQSLSLATDRSSSISNRCTPVFYCTCIVNTIKKEGTMSGFSNSFGQSSNRSSVFDQINNANNVFGTQASSPIGASTVFAPLNAPAFQNARPSFGASSSPAFGASSSSASASFGGSSVFGQTPAFSGLGSATPSQLSQPAYGWSPFGASIQPAFGATNTPTFGFTTKPAIRAKSKPVSGFNRTPPTFGKTGSAFEVSSPSLFGSSTPALASSPAPAFGTTGDSFSFWSTPDFGQSTSAFGAQATTPAFPGFGQSYIICQHRGSRVTPYSQTPETTDGGTSTQTAGKLVSISAMPTYKEKSHEELRWEDYQLRDKGQSSSGMCFNTTNTQAANSSSHASSVFGQNLASDASGSTTLSSPSVTSFQQSQPAFGNNVFGSSPFGASSQSQPAFGNSVFGSSPFGASSQSQPGFGNSVFGSSPFGASSQSQPAFGNSVFGSSPFGASSQSQHAFGNSVFGPSPFGASSQSQHAFGNSVFGSSRFGASSQSQPAFGNSVSTSSPFGASSQPTFGTPRTPTFRFSNTPAFGATSTPAFGSTSTPTFGNTGSAINVSSSSPFGSSTPAFGSSRTPAFGASSTPAFGFSATPAFGAPNASFNSGSSPAFGQPSTFGGNISISMGSNQTPAIMLIISGLSSVTLS; translated from the exons ATGTATTCAGACATAACGTCTCTGTCTCAATCCCTCTCTTTGGCGACCGATCGATCGTCTTCAATCTCTAATAG GTGTACGCCTGTTTTCTATTGTACCTGTATTGTGAACACAATTAAGAAGGAAGGAACAATGTCTGGCTTTAGTAACT CATTTGGGCAGTCATCCAATAGGTCATCAGTTTTTGATCAGATCAATAATGCAAATAATGTATTTGGTACCCAAGCTTCCTCACCAATAGGAGCCTCAACAGTTTTTGCTCCATTAAATGCTCCTGCTTTTCAGAATGCAAGGCCTTCTTTTGGAGCTTCATCAAGCCCAGCCTTTGGTGCTTCATCTTCATCTGCATCTGCATCTTTTGGTG GTTCGTCTGTATTTGGGCAAACGCCTGCATTTAGTGGCTTGGGATCCGCTACTCCGTCTCAGCTTTCGCAACCCGCTTATGGCTGGTCACCATTTGGAGCTTCTATTCAACCTGCTTTTGGTGCAACAAACACTCCTACATTCGGTTTTACAACCAAACCTGCAATTCGTGCTAAAAGCAAACCAGTTTCTGGCTTTAACCGGACCCCACCAACATTTGGAAAGACAGGCTCTGCGTTTGAGGTTTCTAGCCCGTCTCTTTTTGGATCAAGCACTCCAGCACTTGCTTCTTCACCCGCCCCTGCTTTTGGTACTACTGGTGATTCTTTCAGTTTTTGGTCAACTCCAGATTTTGGTCAGTCAACATCTGCCTTTGGGGCTCAGGCTACAACACCGGCATTTCCCGGTTTTGGACAATCGTATATCATATGTCAGCATCGGGGAAGTAGAGTAACCCCTTATTCTCAGACACCTGAGACGACAGATGGTGGTACTAGCACACAGACTGCTGGGAAACTGGTGTCAATATCAGCGATGCCCACATATAAAGAAAAAAGTCATGAAGAACTCAGATGGGAAGACTATCAACTAAGGGATAAAG GTCAGTCTTCTAGTGGAATGTGCTTCAATACTACCAACACACAGGCGGCCAACTCTTCTTCTCATG CTTCATCTGTATTTGGGCAAAATCTTGCATCTGATGCCTCTGGATCCACTACTTTGTCTAGTCCTTCTGTAACCTCATTTCAGCAATCTCAACCTGCTTTTGGAAACAATGTATTTGGCTCTTCACCATTTGGAGCTTCAAGTCAAAGTCAACCTGCTTTTGGAAACAGTGTATTTGGCTCGTCACCATTTGGAGCTTCAAGTCAAAGTCAACCTGGTTTTGGAAACAGTGTATTTGGCTCGTCACCATTTGGAGCTTCAAGTCAAAGTCAACCCGCTTTTGGAAACAGTGTATTTGGCTCGTCACCATTTGGAgcttcaagtcaaagtcaacatgcTTTTGGAAACAGTGTATTTGGCCCGTCACCATTTGGAgcttcaagtcaaagtcaacatgcTTTTGGAAACAGTGTATTTGGCTCGTCACGATTTGGAGCTTCAAGTCAAAGTCAACCTGCTTTTGGAAACAGTGTATCTACCTCGTCACCATTTGGAGCTTCAAGTCAACCCACTTTTGGTACTCCTAGAACACCAACATTTAGGTTTTCAAACACCCCTGCATTTGGTGCTACAAGCACACCAGCTTTTGGTTCTACATCAACACCTACATTTGGAAACACAGGCTCTGCAATTAACGTTTCTAGCTCGTCTCCTTTTGGATCAAGTACTCCAGCATTTGGGTCATCACGTACACCTGCGTTTGGGGCCTCGAGTACTCCAGCATTTGGCTTTTCGGCCACCCCTGCTTTTGGTGCTCCTAACGCTTCTTTCAACTCTGGATCAAGTCCAGCTTTTGGTCAACCAAGTACTTTTGGAGGAAACATAAGTATAAGCATGGGATCTAATCAGACACCTGCGATAATGCTCATAATTTCAGGACTATCTTCAGTTACTCTTAGTTAA
- the LOC139902919 gene encoding uncharacterized protein isoform X1, which produces MYSDITSLSQSLSLATDRSSSISNRCTPVFYCTCIVNTIKKEGTMSGFSNSFGQSSNRSSVFDQINNANNVFGTQASSPIGASTVFAPLNAPAFQNARPSFGASSSPAFGASSSSASASFGGSSVFGQTPAFSGLGSATPSQLSQPAYGWSPFGASIQPAFGATNTPTFGFTTKPAIRAKSKPVSGFNRTPPTFGKTGSAFEVSSPSLFGSSTPALASSPAPAFGTTGDSFSFWSTPDFGQSTSAFGAQATTPAFPGFGQSYIICQHRGSRVTPYSQTPETTDGGTSTQTAGKLVSISAMPTYKEKSHEELRWEDYQLRDKGGPNPPGQSSSGMCFNTTNTQAANSSSHASSVFGQNLASDASGSTTLSSPSVTSFQQSQPAFGNNVFGSSPFGASSQSQPAFGNSVFGSSPFGASSQSQPGFGNSVFGSSPFGASSQSQPAFGNSVFGSSPFGASSQSQHAFGNSVFGPSPFGASSQSQHAFGNSVFGSSRFGASSQSQPAFGNSVSTSSPFGASSQPTFGTPRTPTFRFSNTPAFGATSTPAFGSTSTPTFGNTGSAINVSSSSPFGSSTPAFGSSRTPAFGASSTPAFGFSATPAFGAPNASFNSGSSPAFGQPSTFGGNISISMGSNQTPAIMLIISGLSSVTLS; this is translated from the exons ATGTATTCAGACATAACGTCTCTGTCTCAATCCCTCTCTTTGGCGACCGATCGATCGTCTTCAATCTCTAATAG GTGTACGCCTGTTTTCTATTGTACCTGTATTGTGAACACAATTAAGAAGGAAGGAACAATGTCTGGCTTTAGTAACT CATTTGGGCAGTCATCCAATAGGTCATCAGTTTTTGATCAGATCAATAATGCAAATAATGTATTTGGTACCCAAGCTTCCTCACCAATAGGAGCCTCAACAGTTTTTGCTCCATTAAATGCTCCTGCTTTTCAGAATGCAAGGCCTTCTTTTGGAGCTTCATCAAGCCCAGCCTTTGGTGCTTCATCTTCATCTGCATCTGCATCTTTTGGTG GTTCGTCTGTATTTGGGCAAACGCCTGCATTTAGTGGCTTGGGATCCGCTACTCCGTCTCAGCTTTCGCAACCCGCTTATGGCTGGTCACCATTTGGAGCTTCTATTCAACCTGCTTTTGGTGCAACAAACACTCCTACATTCGGTTTTACAACCAAACCTGCAATTCGTGCTAAAAGCAAACCAGTTTCTGGCTTTAACCGGACCCCACCAACATTTGGAAAGACAGGCTCTGCGTTTGAGGTTTCTAGCCCGTCTCTTTTTGGATCAAGCACTCCAGCACTTGCTTCTTCACCCGCCCCTGCTTTTGGTACTACTGGTGATTCTTTCAGTTTTTGGTCAACTCCAGATTTTGGTCAGTCAACATCTGCCTTTGGGGCTCAGGCTACAACACCGGCATTTCCCGGTTTTGGACAATCGTATATCATATGTCAGCATCGGGGAAGTAGAGTAACCCCTTATTCTCAGACACCTGAGACGACAGATGGTGGTACTAGCACACAGACTGCTGGGAAACTGGTGTCAATATCAGCGATGCCCACATATAAAGAAAAAAGTCATGAAGAACTCAGATGGGAAGACTATCAACTAAGGGATAAAG GGGGCCCAAATCCTCCAGGTCAGTCTTCTAGTGGAATGTGCTTCAATACTACCAACACACAGGCGGCCAACTCTTCTTCTCATG CTTCATCTGTATTTGGGCAAAATCTTGCATCTGATGCCTCTGGATCCACTACTTTGTCTAGTCCTTCTGTAACCTCATTTCAGCAATCTCAACCTGCTTTTGGAAACAATGTATTTGGCTCTTCACCATTTGGAGCTTCAAGTCAAAGTCAACCTGCTTTTGGAAACAGTGTATTTGGCTCGTCACCATTTGGAGCTTCAAGTCAAAGTCAACCTGGTTTTGGAAACAGTGTATTTGGCTCGTCACCATTTGGAGCTTCAAGTCAAAGTCAACCCGCTTTTGGAAACAGTGTATTTGGCTCGTCACCATTTGGAgcttcaagtcaaagtcaacatgcTTTTGGAAACAGTGTATTTGGCCCGTCACCATTTGGAgcttcaagtcaaagtcaacatgcTTTTGGAAACAGTGTATTTGGCTCGTCACGATTTGGAGCTTCAAGTCAAAGTCAACCTGCTTTTGGAAACAGTGTATCTACCTCGTCACCATTTGGAGCTTCAAGTCAACCCACTTTTGGTACTCCTAGAACACCAACATTTAGGTTTTCAAACACCCCTGCATTTGGTGCTACAAGCACACCAGCTTTTGGTTCTACATCAACACCTACATTTGGAAACACAGGCTCTGCAATTAACGTTTCTAGCTCGTCTCCTTTTGGATCAAGTACTCCAGCATTTGGGTCATCACGTACACCTGCGTTTGGGGCCTCGAGTACTCCAGCATTTGGCTTTTCGGCCACCCCTGCTTTTGGTGCTCCTAACGCTTCTTTCAACTCTGGATCAAGTCCAGCTTTTGGTCAACCAAGTACTTTTGGAGGAAACATAAGTATAAGCATGGGATCTAATCAGACACCTGCGATAATGCTCATAATTTCAGGACTATCTTCAGTTACTCTTAGTTAA
- the LOC139902919 gene encoding uncharacterized protein isoform X3: MSGFSNSFGQSSNRSSVFDQINNANNVFGTQASSPIGASTVFAPLNAPAFQNARPSFGASSSPAFGASSSSASASFGGSSVFGQTPAFSGLGSATPSQLSQPAYGWSPFGASIQPAFGATNTPTFGFTTKPAIRAKSKPVSGFNRTPPTFGKTGSAFEVSSPSLFGSSTPALASSPAPAFGTTGDSFSFWSTPDFGQSTSAFGAQATTPAFPGFGQSYIICQHRGSRVTPYSQTPETTDGGTSTQTAGKLVSISAMPTYKEKSHEELRWEDYQLRDKGGPNPPGQSSSGMCFNTTNTQAANSSSHASSVFGQNLASDASGSTTLSSPSVTSFQQSQPAFGNNVFGSSPFGASSQSQPAFGNSVFGSSPFGASSQSQPGFGNSVFGSSPFGASSQSQPAFGNSVFGSSPFGASSQSQHAFGNSVFGPSPFGASSQSQHAFGNSVFGSSRFGASSQSQPAFGNSVSTSSPFGASSQPTFGTPRTPTFRFSNTPAFGATSTPAFGSTSTPTFGNTGSAINVSSSSPFGSSTPAFGSSRTPAFGASSTPAFGFSATPAFGAPNASFNSGSSPAFGQPSTFGGNISISMGSNQTPAIMLIISGLSSVTLS, from the exons ATGTCTGGCTTTAGTAACT CATTTGGGCAGTCATCCAATAGGTCATCAGTTTTTGATCAGATCAATAATGCAAATAATGTATTTGGTACCCAAGCTTCCTCACCAATAGGAGCCTCAACAGTTTTTGCTCCATTAAATGCTCCTGCTTTTCAGAATGCAAGGCCTTCTTTTGGAGCTTCATCAAGCCCAGCCTTTGGTGCTTCATCTTCATCTGCATCTGCATCTTTTGGTG GTTCGTCTGTATTTGGGCAAACGCCTGCATTTAGTGGCTTGGGATCCGCTACTCCGTCTCAGCTTTCGCAACCCGCTTATGGCTGGTCACCATTTGGAGCTTCTATTCAACCTGCTTTTGGTGCAACAAACACTCCTACATTCGGTTTTACAACCAAACCTGCAATTCGTGCTAAAAGCAAACCAGTTTCTGGCTTTAACCGGACCCCACCAACATTTGGAAAGACAGGCTCTGCGTTTGAGGTTTCTAGCCCGTCTCTTTTTGGATCAAGCACTCCAGCACTTGCTTCTTCACCCGCCCCTGCTTTTGGTACTACTGGTGATTCTTTCAGTTTTTGGTCAACTCCAGATTTTGGTCAGTCAACATCTGCCTTTGGGGCTCAGGCTACAACACCGGCATTTCCCGGTTTTGGACAATCGTATATCATATGTCAGCATCGGGGAAGTAGAGTAACCCCTTATTCTCAGACACCTGAGACGACAGATGGTGGTACTAGCACACAGACTGCTGGGAAACTGGTGTCAATATCAGCGATGCCCACATATAAAGAAAAAAGTCATGAAGAACTCAGATGGGAAGACTATCAACTAAGGGATAAAG GGGGCCCAAATCCTCCAGGTCAGTCTTCTAGTGGAATGTGCTTCAATACTACCAACACACAGGCGGCCAACTCTTCTTCTCATG CTTCATCTGTATTTGGGCAAAATCTTGCATCTGATGCCTCTGGATCCACTACTTTGTCTAGTCCTTCTGTAACCTCATTTCAGCAATCTCAACCTGCTTTTGGAAACAATGTATTTGGCTCTTCACCATTTGGAGCTTCAAGTCAAAGTCAACCTGCTTTTGGAAACAGTGTATTTGGCTCGTCACCATTTGGAGCTTCAAGTCAAAGTCAACCTGGTTTTGGAAACAGTGTATTTGGCTCGTCACCATTTGGAGCTTCAAGTCAAAGTCAACCCGCTTTTGGAAACAGTGTATTTGGCTCGTCACCATTTGGAgcttcaagtcaaagtcaacatgcTTTTGGAAACAGTGTATTTGGCCCGTCACCATTTGGAgcttcaagtcaaagtcaacatgcTTTTGGAAACAGTGTATTTGGCTCGTCACGATTTGGAGCTTCAAGTCAAAGTCAACCTGCTTTTGGAAACAGTGTATCTACCTCGTCACCATTTGGAGCTTCAAGTCAACCCACTTTTGGTACTCCTAGAACACCAACATTTAGGTTTTCAAACACCCCTGCATTTGGTGCTACAAGCACACCAGCTTTTGGTTCTACATCAACACCTACATTTGGAAACACAGGCTCTGCAATTAACGTTTCTAGCTCGTCTCCTTTTGGATCAAGTACTCCAGCATTTGGGTCATCACGTACACCTGCGTTTGGGGCCTCGAGTACTCCAGCATTTGGCTTTTCGGCCACCCCTGCTTTTGGTGCTCCTAACGCTTCTTTCAACTCTGGATCAAGTCCAGCTTTTGGTCAACCAAGTACTTTTGGAGGAAACATAAGTATAAGCATGGGATCTAATCAGACACCTGCGATAATGCTCATAATTTCAGGACTATCTTCAGTTACTCTTAGTTAA